TTCGCAGCGCAAGTGCAAGCGACCCCACTTGTTGCGCCTGGACCACCACTTCAGACTGAAACAGCGTCAGCTCGAGCGTGGCTGTTCGCTTGGGGGAAAGGTTCTTGCCGTCCTGTTCACCTGCCGTGGTGCTGTCGATCGCAAGAACGCGAATGTTTTCAAGGATTGTTTCACTCGTGACCCCGACACCTTCAAGCTCTCGCGTCAGGATGAGATCAACCTTGTCGCCCGGAAGGATGAATCCGCCCGCCGATGTTTCCTGCCCGACAAGGACCGCGATGGCACGCTTTCCCTTCGGCAACATGGTGGCCATGTATCCCTTGTCAGTCTGGATCAGGCGTTCTCCGCGAATAGGTTCGCCGGAAAAAATCGCAGTTCTGGCAATGCTGCCAATCATTTCCTGGCTTGCTTTCGCTGCCTTCGCCTTGGTCACGACACCGCGCGGGACAGCATCTTTCGGCCATTCGACCCATGCAAAATCCCGGTCCGAAATCTTTCCTCCCTGGGGGATATCCTTCGCCGCAACGAGAACCTTGGCGTGCTCCACCGGTGGCGGCGGTGGAGGAGCCGCAACCGCCACTTCCGTGTCCCTGACAAAATTGAAGGCCTGATAACCTGCGCCAAGGGATACAAGAAGTACAAATATCCTAGCGAGTTTTGTCCACAATTTGCATATTCCCAGCACACATCATGATTTTTCGAGCCAAGAATACATGCAAAAGCCCCAAATCATAAGCAACCGGGAAGGAAAACGCGTAGTACTATTAACAAGATGCCAAAATTCTTTCTCACGTTCAAAGCATTAAGAGTTCACAAGATAAAATTTCATGCAATTGCTTCGAACTCACTTCAGAATTTCTTAATTCCTCAATGGAATGGGTGAAAGCCTGCGAACAGGAGCATAACGACGGGTACACTGTGCCTGACACCACTGTTCACTCCCGCATCGAGGGGCTTTCGGACCAAGGAGGTCCGCAGCTTCACGCCATTTGCACGTCCGTTACACCCGGCACCGCCTTGAGGGCGCCGGCAATCTCTGGCGACAACCTGAATCGGCCCGGCAACTTCACTTCAACCTCTCGCGAGCCGTTCTCCAGCAGTACGATGACCGTGACATCGCCCTCACCTCTCACGGTAAGCTGCCGTGCAAGGCTCTGTATCGGGCGTTCGTCGCGAACAAACACGCGCATGCTCTTTTGCAGGCGCGCCGCGACCTTGTCGATCGGGTCGACCTGCTCGACGCGCAAGGACGGTTCTTCGTCTCGCATGTCGGCGCCGACAAGAACAACGACCGACCGTCCCGGCTGCAGCACGTCCCGGAACTGCTCGAGTTTTTCCCGAAACAGCAGTGCCTCGTATTGGCCGCTCGCGTCCGAAAGCCGTGCAATTCCCATCCTTGTGCCGGTGCGTGTCTTGCGCTCCTGAAGCGAAATGACCGTTCCTGCGAGCCTTCCGTGCGATGCACCCTGCTTGACTGCGTCGGCAAACTGGGTCCAGGGCTGCGCACGCATCTTATCCAGCACCTTCGCATATTCATCGATCGGGTGCGCAGACAGATAGAAACCGATTGCCGCGTGCTCGCGCTGGAGTTTCTCGTCATTGGTCCAGCTGAGCACCTCGTCAAGCTGCAGCGGTTCTTCGCTGTCGCTGCCGCCGAACAATTCGTCTTGACCAAGCGTCCTGTTCTCCTCTGTGCGTTGGGCCAGCCCCATGATCCGGTCGATCCCCTCGAACACGCGGGCACGGTCCGGTTCGATTTCATCGAACGCACCGGCGGCGACGAGATTCTCAAGCGTGCGCTTGTTGAGGAACTTCGGCGAGATCCGGCGGGCAAAATCACCAAGGCTCTTGTAGGGCGTATCGCCGCGCATCTCGACGATGTGCTCCACAGCCTGTTCGCCCACGCCCTTGATCGCCCCCATCGCGTAAAGGATTTTGCCGTCAGAGACATCGAACACCACTCCGCTGCGGTTGATCGACGGCGGCACGATCTCAATCTTCATGCGCCGGGCCTCCTGACGGAAGTCACCCAGCTTGTCTGTATTGCCGAGATCAAGCGTCATTGACGCTGCCATGAATTCGACAGGGTGGTTCGCCTTCAGCCAGGCGGTATGATAGGAGACGAGTGCGTAAGCTGCGGCGTGCGATTTGTTGAAGCCGTAATTCGCGAATTTCGCGACGAGATCGAAAATCGTTCCGGCCTGGCTCTTGTTGATGCCGCGTTCGACGGCCCCATCGACGAAACGCGCTCTCTGGACTTCCATCTCTGCGGCAATCTTCTTGCCCATGGCGCGGCGCAGCAGGTCCGCCTCCCCGAGCGAATAGCCGGACAGCACCTGCGCGATCTGCATGACCTGTTCCTGGTAGACGATGATCCCGTTCGTCTCCATCAGGATAGGTTCGAGCAGCGGATGCAGGCAATCCGGGTCCTGTTCCCCGTGTTTGACCGCATTGTAAACCGGAATGTTCTCCATCGGTCCGGGACGATACAGCGCCACAAGCGCGATGATGTCCTCGAACCTGTCCGGCTTCATGCCCGCGATCGCACGGCGCATTCCCTGGCTTTCCAGCTGGAACACGCCGAAGGTTTCACCCCGCGCAAGCATTTCGTAGGTCCCGGTATCATCGATCGGCAGACCGGCGACATCCACCGAGACACCGCGCCGCTCGATCAGGGCCACAGCCGTGTCGATCACCGTCAGTGTCTTCAGACCGAGAAAGTCGAATTTCACCAGACCGGCATCCTCGACCATCTTCATGTTGAACTGCGCAACCGGCATGTCCGAACGTGGGTCGCGATAGAGCGGAACCAGCTGTTCCAACGGGCGATCGCCGATCACCACGCCGGCAGCATGCGTCGACGCATGTCTGTAGAGCCCCTCCAGCTTCTGGGCCATGGAGAGCAGTCTTTCGACGATCTCCTCTTCCTTCGCCGCCTCACTCAGACGCGGTTCATCCGCGATTGCCTGGGCAAGCGTGACCGGATTGGCCGGATTTGCCGGGACCAGCTTGCAAAGCCGGTCGACCTGGCCATAGGGCATCTGCAGCACGCGTCCGACGTCCCGGAGCACGGCCCGCGCCTGAAGCGATCCGAAGGTGATGATCTGCGCGACCTGCTGGCGGCCGTATTTCTCCTGAACATAACGGATGACTTCTTCACGCCGGCTCTGACAGAAGTCGATGTCGAAATCCGGCATCGAGACACGCTCGGGATTGAGAAAGCGCTCGAAAAGCAGCGAGAACCGCATCGGATCGAGATCGGTGATCGTCAGCGACCACGCGACAAGTGACCCGGCACCCGACCCGCGGCCCGGACCGACGGGGATATCCTTGGCCTTGGCCCACTTGATGAAGTCGGCGACGATCAGGAAATATCCCGGAAACTTCATGCGTTCGATAATGCCGGTTTCGTAGTCGAGACGTTCCCAGTAGTCCTTTTCCTCAAGTCCCGGAGCCAGACCGTGTTCTGCGAGCCGCGCGCGCAGCCCGTCCCTTGCCTGGCGTTTGAGTTCGTCCGCCTCGGCCTGCTCCGCGGCTTCCGGATCCGCATCCCCTTCGGTGAAGCGCGGAAGGATCGGTGCCCGGCGCTCAGGCCGGAAACTGCACCTTTTTGCAATCTCGACCGTTGCTGACAGTGCTTCGGGCAAATCGGAAAAAAGCGCACACATTTCAGCGCGGCTTTTGAAATAATGTTCCGGCGTCAGACGTCTGCGGTCTTCTTCAATGAGAACCCGTCCTTCGGAGATGCAGATCAGTGCATCATGCGCTTCATAGTCTTCCCGCTTTGCAAAGAAAGGCTCGTTGGTCGCGGCCACGGGCAGAGCGTACTCGTAGGCAAGCTCCAGAAACGCGTCTTCCGTCTTGCGCTGCTCTTCCATCCCGTGCCGCTGGATCTCGACATAGCAGCGACCGGGAAACGCCGTCGACAATGTCTGAAGACGTGTCCGGGCGATCGCTTTCTGCCCGGCTAACAGCGCTGCACCCACCGGTCCCAAGTGACCGCCGGTCAGAACGATCAGGCCTTCCGACTTGGAAAAAAGATACTCGGCCGTGACATGCGGCTTCAAGCCGGTCTCGGTGTCGAGAAAGGCTCGGGAGGTCAGCTCCATGAGATTGCCGTAACCGCGCTCGGTCATCGCGATCAGAACAACGTCGGCGAGCGCGATTTCACCCCGGCGCGCACTTTCCAGACCGTCATCGAAAAAGACGGACAGCTGACATGCCGTAACTGGCTGAATACCGGCTCCCCAGGCCTTTGACGAAAACTCCTGTGCGCCGAAAAGATTGTTGGTATCTGCGACGGCGAGCGCCGGTTGGCCATCGTCTTTTGCCAGTTCAAGAAGTTTCTTGATCGGCAACGCTCCCTCAAGGAGCGACAGCGCGGAGTGTACTCTCAAGTGCACGAAATCCGGGCCACCCGAACCGGGTTCACCCGCCACCGACGCGCTTTCAGACTGTACGGATCCACCTGATGTCACGGACATGCCGAGGCTCTTTTCTGCTGCTTGAATCAGAGCCTAGTCAATCTCGTCTTACTGCCGCTGTCGAGACGCTGTCAGAGTTGTGCCCGATCTTCTTCGCCGGCACACCGCGTTCATTCGCTTTGGGAAAACAGTCCACCTGTCAGTCGGCCGACGCCGGCCCCGCTATTTCGTCTGCCGGGGAGATCAGGCAGCCGCGAAAAGAACATCGCCCCAAACGGCGAGTGTCGTGCAGAAACAGACCAGGGAAGCAAATGCTGCAAAATCACGAGCGATATGGATCATGTCGTCCTCCAACGTCCTACCCTTGAATATCGAGACTATGTTCCATTTTTGTTCCTTTTGCAAGCCCTTTTTGTTCACGCCATTCGCCATAGGTGTGCCACAATTTTAAACAGCATGTATTTGATTTGTTCTCAGCACCGCGAAAACGGCAGAACGGCGCGCCCACGAACCTCAGCCAATCGTGTTGAGGTCTTTCACCAGCCCGTCTTCCAGCGTGATCGCCCGGTCCATCCTGCCTGCAAGTTCCAGGTTATGCGTTGCAAACAATGTCGCCACGCCCGAGGCGCGGACGAGTGCCGAAAGCGCTTCGAAAACATAATTTGCCGTGTTGGGATCCAGGTTGCCCGTCGGTTCGTCGAGCAACAGGATACGGGGCGCATTCGCAACGGCTCTTGCGACAGCGACGCGCTGCTGTTCACCGCCCGAAAGCTCCGAGGGTCTGTGACTTCCCCTGTCTTCAAGCCGCAGGTAGGCCAGCAGTTCATCAGCACGCTCCGCTGCGACATTCCTGGCGAGGCCTCGGATCATTTGCGGCATCATCACGTTCTCCTGCGCCGTGAACTCGGGAAGGAGATGATGGAACTGATACACGAAACCGATGTCGTTGCGCCGGATTGCCGTCCTTTCGTCGTCGGACAGGTCCGAGCAGTTGACCGGACCCAGAAAGACATCTCCCTCATCGGGCCGCTCCAGCAATCCGGCGATATGCAGCAACGTGGATTTGCCGGTGCCTGACGGGGCGACCAGGGCGACCATCTCCCCGGCCTCTATCCTGAGGTCCGCGCCCTTGAGGATATGCAGTTTCTTTTCACCCTCGTCGAAGCTTCTGACGATGCCGGAAAGTTCCACGGCGGCGTGCTGAGTGCCGGGTTTCGCGTCCGTGTCCACGGCCATGTCCACCTCCCGTTCCTCACTCATACCTGAGCGCCTCGACCGGATCGAGGCGGGCAGCACGCCACGCCGGGTACAGCGTTGCCAGGAGCGACAGGGCGAGCGCCATCAGCAGCACCGTGATCGTTTCGCCGCTGTCTATTTCGGCGGGCAGTTTCGACAGGAAATAGAGCGTCGGATCGAAGAGCTGCGTCGATGTCAGCCAGGAAACGAATTGCCGGATGCTCTCGATGTTGAGGCATACGATCAGCCCCAGGAAGAACCCGGCAAGCGTACCGACACAGCCGATACTCGCGCCCGTGATCAGGAAGATCCTCATGATGGCGCCTCTGGTTGCGCCCATGGTCCGCAGGATGGCAATGTCCCTGCCCTTGTCCTTCACGAGCATGATCAAGCCGGAAATGATGTTCAGCGCGGCAACGAGAACGATCAGTGTCAGAATGATGAACATCACGTTGCGCTCAACCTCAAGTGCCGAGAAGAATGTCGCATTCCGCTGGGTCCAGTCGGTGACCAGCGTGGGCCGCGCCGCGCCCTCCTCAAGGGCGTTGCGCATCACGCCGACATTGTCCGGGTCAACGACATAGATCTCGATCCCGGTCGCGCGGTCTCCCATGTTGAAGTAGGCCTGCGCCTCTTCCAGCGGCATGAACAGGAAGGTCGCGTCGTATTCGCTCATGCCGATCTCGAAGATGGCCGACACCGGATACGCCTTGACGCGCGGCGTGACCCCCATTGGTGTGACGCTTCCTCTGGGCGAAATGATCGTGATGTTGTCACCGACCGTCAGACCGAGTTGCTGCGCCATGCGTGTACCGATGACGACGCCCTCGCCTGCATCGAAGCCGTCGATGCTGCCGGGACCGATATTGTCGGCGACAAGCGGCATCCGGCGAAGATCGCTCTCGTAAACACCACGCACGAGCGCGCCGAGATTGCCCGCGGGCCCGGACACCAGGGCCTGACCCTCGATAAAGGGAAATGCGGCAACAACGTCCGGAACCCCTTCGAGACGCTCAGAGACGGCATCATAGTCATTGAGCGGCATGTCGATCGGCTGAACGAGCATGTGCCCGTTGATGCCGAGGATCTTGTCCAGCAGCTCCGAGCGGAACCCGTTCATCACTGCCATGACGATGATAAGCGTCGCGACACCGAGCATGATTCCGGCAAACGAAAATCCGGCGATCACGGAAATGAAGGTTTCCCGCCGTCTTGACCGCAGATATCGCCCCGCGATCATCCATTCGAAGGCGGAAAAAGGCCGGGTCGGGGTTGCCGTCGTCTGGCCGTCGCCAACATCCGCCATGTCTGCTGTCGTCATAACAATTCCACTTCAGCAATGCCCAGCCGGCCGCGAAAGCCGCAACCGAATCCCCGTTCAAAGGATCACCGCACCGGCTTATTCCGTCAATGCCGACGTCAGCTTGTTGAGAGCGGCTTCCGGGGACATCATTTCCTTTTCCCCAGTTGAACGCTCCTTCACTTCCAGAAGACCATCCTTCAGTCCTCTCGGTCCGGCAACCACCTGGTAAGGCAGTCCGATCAGATCCATCGTGGCGAATTTCGCGCCGGCACGTGTGTCGGTGTCATCGTAAAGGACTTCCACGCCCGCAGTTTCGAGTTTCGCATAGAGATCTTCCGAAACGCTGTCGGTTAACGCGTCACCCGGCTTCAGATTGACAAGCCCCACGTGAAAGGGTGCAACGGACTTCGGCCAGATGATTCCGTTGTCGTCATGGTTCGCTTCAATCAGGGCACCAAGAAGGCGGGAAACCCCCACGCCATAGGATCCCATGTGAACCGGAACCTCGGTGCCTTCGGCTGTCGCGACCTTCGCTCCCATGGCGTCGGAAT
This region of uncultured Roseibium sp. genomic DNA includes:
- the cpaB gene encoding Flp pilus assembly protein CpaB → MLGICKLWTKLARIFVLLVSLGAGYQAFNFVRDTEVAVAAPPPPPPVEHAKVLVAAKDIPQGGKISDRDFAWVEWPKDAVPRGVVTKAKAAKASQEMIGSIARTAIFSGEPIRGERLIQTDKGYMATMLPKGKRAIAVLVGQETSAGGFILPGDKVDLILTRELEGVGVTSETILENIRVLAIDSTTAGEQDGKNLSPKRTATLELTLFQSEVVVQAQQVGSLALALRSVEDSAENADVTERQRAQIFVRVNPDHWSVGSAQGGRLD
- the dnaE gene encoding DNA polymerase III subunit alpha — translated: MSVTSGGSVQSESASVAGEPGSGGPDFVHLRVHSALSLLEGALPIKKLLELAKDDGQPALAVADTNNLFGAQEFSSKAWGAGIQPVTACQLSVFFDDGLESARRGEIALADVVLIAMTERGYGNLMELTSRAFLDTETGLKPHVTAEYLFSKSEGLIVLTGGHLGPVGAALLAGQKAIARTRLQTLSTAFPGRCYVEIQRHGMEEQRKTEDAFLELAYEYALPVAATNEPFFAKREDYEAHDALICISEGRVLIEEDRRRLTPEHYFKSRAEMCALFSDLPEALSATVEIAKRCSFRPERRAPILPRFTEGDADPEAAEQAEADELKRQARDGLRARLAEHGLAPGLEEKDYWERLDYETGIIERMKFPGYFLIVADFIKWAKAKDIPVGPGRGSGAGSLVAWSLTITDLDPMRFSLLFERFLNPERVSMPDFDIDFCQSRREEVIRYVQEKYGRQQVAQIITFGSLQARAVLRDVGRVLQMPYGQVDRLCKLVPANPANPVTLAQAIADEPRLSEAAKEEEIVERLLSMAQKLEGLYRHASTHAAGVVIGDRPLEQLVPLYRDPRSDMPVAQFNMKMVEDAGLVKFDFLGLKTLTVIDTAVALIERRGVSVDVAGLPIDDTGTYEMLARGETFGVFQLESQGMRRAIAGMKPDRFEDIIALVALYRPGPMENIPVYNAVKHGEQDPDCLHPLLEPILMETNGIIVYQEQVMQIAQVLSGYSLGEADLLRRAMGKKIAAEMEVQRARFVDGAVERGINKSQAGTIFDLVAKFANYGFNKSHAAAYALVSYHTAWLKANHPVEFMAASMTLDLGNTDKLGDFRQEARRMKIEIVPPSINRSGVVFDVSDGKILYAMGAIKGVGEQAVEHIVEMRGDTPYKSLGDFARRISPKFLNKRTLENLVAAGAFDEIEPDRARVFEGIDRIMGLAQRTEENRTLGQDELFGGSDSEEPLQLDEVLSWTNDEKLQREHAAIGFYLSAHPIDEYAKVLDKMRAQPWTQFADAVKQGASHGRLAGTVISLQERKTRTGTRMGIARLSDASGQYEALLFREKLEQFRDVLQPGRSVVVLVGADMRDEEPSLRVEQVDPIDKVAARLQKSMRVFVRDERPIQSLARQLTVRGEGDVTVIVLLENGSREVEVKLPGRFRLSPEIAGALKAVPGVTDVQMA
- a CDS encoding ABC transporter ATP-binding protein, which codes for MAVDTDAKPGTQHAAVELSGIVRSFDEGEKKLHILKGADLRIEAGEMVALVAPSGTGKSTLLHIAGLLERPDEGDVFLGPVNCSDLSDDERTAIRRNDIGFVYQFHHLLPEFTAQENVMMPQMIRGLARNVAAERADELLAYLRLEDRGSHRPSELSGGEQQRVAVARAVANAPRILLLDEPTGNLDPNTANYVFEALSALVRASGVATLFATHNLELAGRMDRAITLEDGLVKDLNTIG
- a CDS encoding lipoprotein-releasing ABC transporter permease subunit, which codes for MTTADMADVGDGQTTATPTRPFSAFEWMIAGRYLRSRRRETFISVIAGFSFAGIMLGVATLIIVMAVMNGFRSELLDKILGINGHMLVQPIDMPLNDYDAVSERLEGVPDVVAAFPFIEGQALVSGPAGNLGALVRGVYESDLRRMPLVADNIGPGSIDGFDAGEGVVIGTRMAQQLGLTVGDNITIISPRGSVTPMGVTPRVKAYPVSAIFEIGMSEYDATFLFMPLEEAQAYFNMGDRATGIEIYVVDPDNVGVMRNALEEGAARPTLVTDWTQRNATFFSALEVERNVMFIILTLIVLVAALNIISGLIMLVKDKGRDIAILRTMGATRGAIMRIFLITGASIGCVGTLAGFFLGLIVCLNIESIRQFVSWLTSTQLFDPTLYFLSKLPAEIDSGETITVLLMALALSLLATLYPAWRAARLDPVEALRYE